Part of the Wolbachia endosymbiont (group B) of Eucosma cana genome, TGAAATATGCGTGATATAGTTCATTTAGTGATAAAGGCTCTTACAGGTATAGTAGCGCTTCATAAGTAAGAATATTTTTACAAAGAATTTAATAATCACAATTTAGGCAATGATGAAAGTTCTTTAAGAAAAAAGTTTAATACTATCAAGAAAAGTTTGCATAGGCATAGCAATATAATACATAATAATCAAAATATCTAAAATCCTGTCAATTTATTTGCACAGTCAATCACTTGAGAATTCGGAAATTGATTTTTAAACCAAGTGTACTGGCGTTTTGCATAATGCCTTGTGTTTGTTTGAGCAATCTGTATTGCTTCGTCTAAAGTAATCTCCCCTTTTAAGTATCTTATAATTTCTGGCACTCCATGTGCTTTCATAGCTGGCAAATGTGGAGATGGGTTCATGCTAAGTAGGTTTTTTACTTCATCAATTGCTCCATTTTCAACCATTTCAATAAAACGAGAATTTATTTTTCGGTATATATCCTCACGTTTAGGTAGAATTGTATATACCTTAAAATTATTGAACAAAGGAGGCTGTCTATTTTCTTGCCATACAAAGATTGTCTTGCCAGTTTCAGTGATAACTTCAAGTGCTCTTGAGAGGCGATGTGAGTCATTAATAAATATTTTACCTTGAATCCTTGGATCTTTGCTTAGCACTAATTTGTAGAATTCCTCTTTACTTAAATTTTTTCTAAGTTCATTTACGTTTTCTCTCACTTCTTGGCTTATTTGTGGAATCGATGATAATCCCTTGATTAAGCTGCTAATGTAAAGCCCACTTCCTCCAGTGATGATGGGTATTCGTGAATTTTTCAGCGCGTTGTTAACTTCCCTCTTTAAATCCTCTAGCCATAAACCTACGGAATAATTTTCTCTTGCTGAAACATAACCGTATAGCCTATAAAATTCTTTCTGCTTTGGTGGTTGAGCAGTAATTACGGGAATCTCTTTGTATACCTGCTTTGAGTCACAGTTTATTATGCTAATGTTTTTATGCTTTTTTATCAAGTTATCGCATAATTCTGATTTACCTGAGGCTGTAATTCCTGTAATAATTACTATATTATCTTTCATTTATATTAATTTAACTAACCTATGATAGGGTGTAGTAAAAATTTGGATTCTACAATCTAAAATTTGGAGACTTTTATGGCAGAAAATGATAACGATAACTCGTTTACTAAGCGTTTTACAAATAGGACTTCTAATGAGACAAGAGGAGGTTTTTCCAGTAAGTATTCATCTCAAAATACCAAAGAACATGCACTAGGAGCAAAAGGAAAAATTTCTGAATTGGCAAACAAAAAAGCTGAAGCCAAGGAAGCTTTTTCTGAAAGTGGCGGCATAAAGAGTAAAAGCAGAACTATCAATGAAAGATCCTTTGCTGATGCAACAAGAAGAAGTAGATCAGATCTCATATATCTAGTTCGTGGTAAAGATCGAGGAAGATCAGCTTGGCACTATGTATTAGTTGATAAAGATAAAAGAGAAATGTTTCTGGCAAAAAGTAGAACTGGCTCTATAGATGTTGCAGATTATGGAGAGATTTTATATTCAGGATGGGGAGATGATCCACCACAGACGATAGTCGATAAAATCAATGAGGAGTTCGGATTGTAGTAAATCTGTTGTAAAAGCAACAAGGACAACATTGCAAATTTAGAGTTCAAGAGGGTTATTCCTCGAGAACTCCTGCGTCAGAAAGCTGGCGTTGAATTTGTATATAATGTTGATCTTGGAGGTTTTTATGAATAATAGTGAGAGAAAAGAAAAATTAGAAACTCGTATTCTATCAAGCAGAGGTAGGTCTTTGCTTGACCATGAGCTACTGGAACGTAATCTATCTGCATACACAGAAGGAAGAGAAGTTGCCAAAAAGCTAATGGAGCTCTTTAGTAGTTTAGGAAGGGTAATTAATGCTGATCTTCACGAGCTAAAAAATGTTACAGGAATGAACGATGGAGCAATAGCAAATATCTTTTGCCTGAAAGAGATTTTCGATAGGATATTGAAAGGTAAGTTAAAAAAGCTGTCGATTCTTGATAATAGAGAAGAGCTACTAAAATACTTTAAAGCAGCAATAGGACAGTCAAGAAAGGAAAGCTTACGAGTGGTATACTTAGATCGAAGTGGTCATTTAATATATGAGTATGTTCAAGACTGTGGAACTATAGATAGAGTCCCTCTATATGTGAGGGAAATAATCAAACAGGGATTACTGATTGAC contains:
- the miaA gene encoding tRNA (adenosine(37)-N6)-dimethylallyltransferase MiaA; amino-acid sequence: MKDNIVIITGITASGKSELCDNLIKKHKNISIINCDSKQVYKEIPVITAQPPKQKEFYRLYGYVSARENYSVGLWLEDLKREVNNALKNSRIPIITGGSGLYISSLIKGLSSIPQISQEVRENVNELRKNLSKEEFYKLVLSKDPRIQGKIFINDSHRLSRALEVITETGKTIFVWQENRQPPLFNNFKVYTILPKREDIYRKINSRFIEMVENGAIDEVKNLLSMNPSPHLPAMKAHGVPEIIRYLKGEITLDEAIQIAQTNTRHYAKRQYTWFKNQFPNSQVIDCANKLTGF
- a CDS encoding RadC family protein translates to MNNSERKEKLETRILSSRGRSLLDHELLERNLSAYTEGREVAKKLMELFSSLGRVINADLHELKNVTGMNDGAIANIFCLKEIFDRILKGKLKKLSILDNREELLKYFKAAIGQSRKESLRVVYLDRSGHLIYEYVQDCGTIDRVPLYVREIIKQGLLIDAASVAISHNHPSGDIEPSKEDEDNTLTLAATCENVGMKLIDHIIVTQKSHFSFYNSGLL